A window of Gemmatimonadota bacterium contains these coding sequences:
- a CDS encoding D-aminoacylase, protein MRRRTFLATSVAALGAPALVGLGRRDHDVVLRGGTIVDGSGRPRFVADVGISGDRIAAIAPRIVERGEREILCRGQVVAPGFVDIHSHGDGTLFDDPNTEGLIRQGVTTIVVGADGSSRASVRDFLAQVAVTSPALNVGTMIGLGTVRGAVVGDDDRPASTTELAAMVRLVEEALADGALGASSGLEYTPGAFAPRDELVALCRPLAARRLAYHTHMRNEDDRLLEAIDESIAVARGAGCALQISHLKTQGPRNWGKLDAVFTRIEAARAAGVDAAFDRYPYLAYQTGLTNLFPVWSRDGGTARFFARLDDAATAPRMRTETLDKVALIGGWDNVQITSVSAAEDKPAEGKRLGTYAAARGEEPYACTVAMLRRNNGSVGMIGFAMSEENLERILRHPQGMVASDGGAFAMSGPARRGVPHPRGTGSFARVLGRYVRERQALTLEQAVHKCTALPASRVGLRDRGTLRVGALADVTVFDPATVIDRADFVDPFRYAEGFVATVVNGAEAFGEGERFARTGRALRGG, encoded by the coding sequence GTGCGCCGTCGAACCTTTCTCGCCACCTCGGTCGCGGCGCTCGGTGCGCCTGCGCTCGTCGGGCTCGGACGGCGGGACCACGATGTCGTCCTCCGCGGCGGCACCATCGTCGATGGCAGCGGGCGACCGCGCTTCGTCGCCGATGTCGGCATCAGCGGTGACCGCATCGCGGCGATCGCGCCCCGGATCGTCGAACGGGGTGAGCGCGAGATCCTCTGCCGCGGACAGGTCGTCGCGCCGGGATTCGTCGACATCCACTCGCACGGCGATGGCACGCTCTTCGATGACCCCAACACCGAGGGGCTCATCCGGCAGGGCGTGACCACCATCGTCGTCGGCGCTGATGGTTCGTCGCGCGCGAGCGTGCGCGACTTCCTCGCGCAGGTCGCCGTCACCTCGCCCGCGCTCAACGTGGGCACCATGATCGGCCTCGGCACCGTGCGCGGCGCCGTCGTCGGGGACGACGACCGCCCGGCCTCGACCACGGAGCTCGCGGCGATGGTGCGCCTGGTGGAGGAGGCGCTCGCCGACGGGGCGCTCGGAGCGTCGAGCGGCCTCGAGTACACCCCCGGTGCCTTCGCGCCGCGAGACGAACTCGTCGCGCTCTGCCGGCCGCTCGCGGCGCGGCGGCTCGCATATCACACGCACATGCGGAACGAGGATGATCGCCTCCTCGAGGCGATCGACGAGTCGATCGCGGTGGCGCGGGGGGCGGGGTGCGCGCTCCAGATCTCCCACCTCAAGACGCAGGGCCCGCGGAACTGGGGCAAGCTCGACGCCGTCTTCACGCGCATCGAGGCGGCGCGCGCCGCGGGCGTCGATGCCGCCTTCGACCGCTATCCCTACCTCGCCTACCAGACGGGACTCACGAACCTCTTCCCCGTCTGGTCGCGCGATGGCGGGACCGCGCGCTTCTTCGCGCGTCTCGACGACGCGGCGACCGCACCGCGCATGCGCACCGAGACGCTCGACAAGGTCGCGCTCATCGGGGGATGGGACAACGTGCAGATCACGAGCGTCTCCGCCGCCGAGGACAAGCCGGCGGAAGGGAAGCGCCTCGGGACGTACGCGGCCGCGCGTGGCGAGGAGCCCTATGCCTGCACCGTCGCGATGCTGCGTCGCAACAACGGGTCGGTGGGGATGATCGGCTTCGCGATGAGCGAGGAGAACCTCGAGCGCATCCTCCGACATCCGCAGGGGATGGTCGCGTCTGACGGCGGTGCCTTCGCCATGTCGGGTCCGGCGCGCCGCGGCGTGCCGCATCCCCGCGGCACGGGGAGCTTCGCGCGCGTGCTCGGGCGCTATGTCCGGGAGCGGCAGGCGCTCACGCTCGAGCAGGCGGTCCACAAGTGCACCGCGCTTCCTGCCTCGCGCGTGGGGCTCCGCGACCGTGGCACGCTCCGCGTGGGAGCGCTCGCCGACGTCACCGTGTTCGATCCGGCGACGGTGATCGATCGTGCGGACTTCGTCGATCCGTTCCGGTACGCCGAGGGGTTCGTGGCGACGGTCGTGAACGGGGCGGAGGCGTTCGGCGAGGGGGAACGGTTCGCGCGGACGGGGCGGGCGCTGCGGGGCGGCTGA
- a CDS encoding dipeptidase produces the protein MRRPVPALLLAIAACARTPVAAPAPTATDDPNLARAHRVLAASPLIDGHNDLPWAIREWKEHPHDVEQYDLRRPVPGHTDLARLAAGRVGGQFWSVYIPGDTSVARQGYAKVQLEQIDIAKRVMAKYPERFEPVTTAQGFTDAFARGHIGGALGLEGGHAIENSLGALRAFYDMGGRYMTLTHNSTLDWADAASDVVRHGGLSSFGREVVREMNRLGMLVDLSHVSPGTMSDALDVTEAPVIFSHSNARGLADHVRNVPDSILVRLKQNGGVVMVTFVPGFTSQALIDWNRTAPAQRTGPAPKVTLAQVADHIEHIRRVAGIDHVGLGGDFDGITEVVDGLEDVSRYPMLIAELARRGWTDEELAKLAGGNVLRAFAQAERVAARLRASRPPSTATIEQLDRRP, from the coding sequence ATGCGCCGCCCCGTACCCGCCCTCCTCCTCGCCATCGCCGCCTGCGCCCGCACGCCGGTCGCCGCGCCCGCCCCGACCGCCACCGACGATCCGAATCTCGCGCGCGCGCACCGCGTGCTCGCGGCGTCGCCGCTCATCGATGGGCACAACGATCTGCCCTGGGCCATCCGCGAGTGGAAGGAGCACCCGCACGATGTGGAGCAGTACGACCTGCGACGCCCGGTCCCCGGGCACACCGACCTCGCGCGCCTCGCGGCGGGGCGCGTCGGCGGGCAGTTCTGGTCGGTCTACATCCCCGGGGATACGAGCGTGGCGCGCCAAGGGTACGCGAAGGTGCAGCTCGAGCAGATCGACATCGCGAAGCGCGTGATGGCGAAGTATCCCGAGCGGTTCGAGCCGGTGACGACGGCGCAGGGGTTCACCGACGCCTTCGCGCGCGGCCACATCGGCGGTGCGCTCGGCCTCGAGGGCGGACACGCGATCGAGAACTCGCTCGGGGCCCTCCGCGCGTTCTACGACATGGGCGGGCGCTACATGACGCTCACGCACAACTCCACGCTCGACTGGGCGGACGCGGCGTCGGACGTGGTGCGGCATGGCGGCCTCTCGAGCTTCGGGCGCGAGGTGGTCCGCGAGATGAACCGCCTCGGCATGCTCGTCGACCTCTCGCACGTCTCGCCCGGCACCATGAGCGATGCCCTCGACGTGACCGAGGCGCCGGTGATCTTCTCGCACTCGAACGCCCGCGGGCTCGCCGACCATGTGCGCAACGTGCCGGATTCGATCCTCGTCCGCCTCAAGCAGAACGGCGGGGTCGTGATGGTCACCTTCGTCCCGGGATTCACCTCGCAGGCGCTCATCGACTGGAACCGCACGGCGCCGGCGCAACGCACCGGCCCGGCACCCAAGGTGACGCTGGCGCAGGTGGCGGACCACATCGAACATATCCGCCGCGTCGCCGGGATCGATCATGTCGGCCTCGGCGGCGACTTCGACGGGATCACCGAGGTCGTCGATGGACTCGAGGATGTCTCGCGCTACCCGATGCTCATCGCGGAACTCGCGCGACGGGGCTGGACCGACGAGGAACTCGCCAAGCTCGCGGGCGGCAACGTGCTGCGCGCCTTCGCCCAGGCGGAACGGGTCGCGGCGCGGCTTCGCGCGTCACGGCCGCCGAGCACGGCGACGATCGAGCAGCTCGACCGGCGCCCCTGA
- a CDS encoding DUF2911 domain-containing protein: MRVLPFVAAVLLAAPLAAQSNLTAAASTRATATLTLNAPRVQGQPAPAAKTVVVDYGVPHARGREVPTELMKDATVWRTGANSSTTMTTQVDLTIGGAAVPAGAYSLYTIREAGKYLLIINRNTGQWGTEYDASKDLVRVPLSATTLAATQESLQIAFVPPATGPAKGTLTIAWGKLHLSTEWAVR, translated from the coding sequence ATGCGAGTCCTTCCCTTCGTTGCCGCCGTGCTCCTCGCGGCCCCGCTTGCCGCCCAGTCCAACCTCACGGCCGCCGCGAGCACCCGCGCGACGGCCACGCTGACGCTCAACGCCCCGCGAGTGCAGGGGCAGCCGGCGCCCGCCGCGAAGACGGTCGTGGTGGACTACGGCGTGCCGCACGCGCGCGGCCGCGAGGTCCCGACCGAGCTCATGAAGGATGCGACCGTCTGGCGCACCGGTGCGAACTCGTCGACGACCATGACGACGCAGGTCGACCTCACGATCGGCGGCGCCGCGGTGCCGGCCGGTGCCTACTCGCTCTATACCATCCGCGAGGCGGGGAAGTACCTGCTGATCATCAATCGCAACACGGGGCAGTGGGGCACCGAGTACGACGCGTCGAAGGACCTCGTGCGCGTCCCGCTCAGCGCGACCACGCTCGCGGCCACGCAGGAGTCGCTGCAGATCGCGTTCGTGCCGCCGGCCACCGGCCCGGCGAAGGGGACCCTCACGATCGCGTGGGGCAAGCTCCATCTCTCGACGGAGTGGGCGGTCCGCTGA
- a CDS encoding Ig-like domain-containing protein: MRLLSLLVLAPLALSAQQGAAPAGGQPQSRIARIVVSPVQKVVVAGDSVRFRAEARDANNNVIPNVTFRWTRSGMARFEGQMREDGTLVSGSTGTLPITVVGIIPGEAPKVEQFDVRMVPGPAARIAISPTPSRLVPGQRIRLGAEVLSAKNDRRDDKVMWRSSAPAIARVNEVGVVTAVAAGRATITASVGAVQQAMAVQVLPSAVASLTVTPEVSDARTGDVIRFRAVAKDAAGKPIDGITPVWSFNPGQGMIDPDGAFVGYEAGAYTVTASLGNRAAEAVVTLAPRDVRRPLELVGRLPRSRFTTEEVWLHPNGKVAYLGSGGGGDVLYTIDISDPSKPVVADSIIANTRRVNDVMTTPDGRFLVFTREGASDRKNGVVFASLEDPLHPKVISEFTDGVTAGVHSSFIYKDARHGQHVFITNDGTGYVHVLNIDDPAHPREVGRWAPTDRPEAGRSLHDIDIQDGLLYGSWWNDGLIILDVGNGIRGGTPAKPVLVSQFKYDLNAMYRQTEVDGGAGFIRGTHTAWRHRNYVFIADEVFPANQPKGATATQAGRAWGRLQVVDISDITAPRAVAFYEPEYGGVHNVWVAGDSLYMGAYNAGFRVFDISGELRGDLRAQGREIGHFNTADMNGHVQGSAMTWGVVVRDGLAYVNDDNNGLWIVRIIPKTPVVP; encoded by the coding sequence ATGCGACTGCTCTCACTTCTCGTCCTCGCGCCGCTGGCGCTGTCGGCGCAGCAGGGCGCCGCGCCCGCCGGCGGCCAACCCCAGTCGCGCATCGCGCGGATCGTCGTCTCCCCGGTGCAGAAGGTCGTCGTCGCCGGCGACTCGGTGCGATTCCGTGCCGAGGCGCGGGACGCGAACAACAACGTCATCCCGAACGTGACGTTCCGCTGGACGCGCAGCGGCATGGCGCGCTTCGAGGGGCAGATGCGGGAGGACGGAACGCTCGTGTCGGGATCGACCGGCACGCTGCCCATCACCGTCGTCGGCATCATCCCGGGCGAAGCGCCGAAGGTAGAGCAGTTCGACGTGCGGATGGTCCCGGGTCCCGCCGCGCGCATCGCCATCAGTCCGACCCCGTCGCGGCTCGTGCCGGGACAGCGCATCCGGCTGGGTGCGGAGGTGCTGTCGGCGAAGAACGACCGGCGCGACGACAAGGTGATGTGGCGGTCGTCCGCGCCCGCCATCGCGCGCGTGAACGAGGTCGGCGTCGTCACCGCCGTCGCGGCGGGGCGCGCGACGATCACCGCGAGCGTCGGCGCGGTGCAGCAGGCGATGGCGGTCCAGGTCCTCCCGTCGGCGGTCGCCTCGCTCACGGTCACGCCGGAGGTGTCCGACGCGCGCACGGGTGACGTGATCCGCTTCCGCGCGGTCGCGAAGGACGCGGCCGGCAAGCCCATCGACGGGATCACGCCCGTCTGGAGCTTCAATCCGGGCCAGGGGATGATCGACCCGGACGGGGCGTTCGTCGGCTACGAGGCGGGCGCCTACACCGTGACGGCCTCGCTCGGCAATCGGGCGGCGGAAGCGGTGGTGACGCTCGCACCGCGCGACGTGCGCCGACCGCTCGAACTCGTCGGTCGCCTGCCCCGCTCGCGCTTCACCACCGAGGAGGTCTGGCTGCACCCCAACGGCAAGGTCGCGTACCTCGGCTCGGGCGGTGGCGGCGACGTGCTCTACACCATCGACATCTCCGATCCGTCGAAGCCGGTCGTCGCGGACTCGATCATCGCCAACACGCGGCGCGTGAACGACGTGATGACGACGCCCGACGGCCGGTTCCTCGTCTTCACGCGGGAGGGGGCGTCCGACCGCAAGAACGGCGTCGTCTTCGCCTCGCTCGAGGACCCGCTCCATCCGAAGGTGATCTCTGAGTTCACCGACGGCGTCACCGCCGGCGTGCACTCCTCGTTCATCTACAAGGACGCGCGCCACGGCCAGCACGTCTTCATCACGAACGACGGCACCGGCTACGTGCACGTGCTCAACATCGATGACCCGGCGCATCCGCGTGAGGTGGGCCGGTGGGCGCCGACCGACCGCCCCGAGGCCGGCCGCTCCTTGCACGACATCGACATCCAGGATGGCCTGCTCTACGGCTCCTGGTGGAACGACGGGCTGATCATCCTCGACGTGGGCAACGGGATCCGCGGCGGCACGCCGGCGAAGCCGGTCTTGGTCTCGCAGTTCAAGTACGACCTCAACGCGATGTACCGGCAGACCGAGGTCGACGGCGGGGCGGGCTTCATCCGCGGGACGCACACCGCCTGGCGCCACAGGAATTACGTCTTCATCGCCGACGAGGTCTTCCCCGCCAATCAGCCCAAGGGCGCGACGGCCACCCAGGCCGGGCGCGCCTGGGGCCGCCTGCAGGTGGTGGACATCAGCGACATCACCGCGCCGCGCGCGGTCGCGTTCTACGAGCCGGAGTACGGCGGCGTGCACAACGTCTGGGTCGCCGGGGACTCGCTCTACATGGGCGCGTACAATGCCGGCTTCCGCGTGTTCGACATCTCCGGCGAGCTGCGCGGTGACCTGCGCGCGCAGGGGCGCGAGATCGGGCACTTCAACACAGCCGACATGAACGGGCACGTGCAGGGCTCGGCCATGACCTGGGGTGTCGTGGTGCGCGACGGCCTCGCGTACGTGAACGACGACAACAACGGGCTCTGGATCGTCCGTATCATCCCGAAGACGCCCGTAGTGCCATGA
- a CDS encoding YncE family protein: MTRRPLLPLGLLALLAGVAGAQGTAPPAGTGDGATYRAYVLSESVDQVAVVRFDGRTAAIERTTTVGMSLMDPDGPHGVAVAPDGRHYFVSTAHGTPDGSLWKFRTDTDAPVGRVELGSFPATVQVSPDGFFAWVVNFNLHGEMVPSSVSVVETSAMVEVARITTCTMPHGSRLNAAGTRHYSACMMDEELVEIDARTFAVSRHFFLTKGKEMGMTGAPPRRGAEAHAGHDIGGHGMEPPKPGDVGCSPTWAQPSVDGARVWVACNKSSELVEIDVASWSLVRRLPAGDGIYNLAVTHDGTRVIATNKRGQSVSVFDAASGKELARIATSRRVVHGVAVTTDDRYAFVTNEGVGSEKATVDVIDLRALVRVATVEVGQQAGGIDILR, encoded by the coding sequence ATGACGCGGCGTCCGCTCCTCCCGCTGGGCCTCCTCGCCCTGCTCGCCGGCGTCGCCGGCGCGCAGGGCACGGCGCCGCCTGCCGGCACCGGCGACGGGGCGACCTATCGGGCCTACGTGCTCAGCGAATCGGTCGACCAGGTCGCGGTCGTCCGCTTCGACGGTCGGACGGCCGCGATCGAGCGGACGACGACCGTCGGGATGTCGCTCATGGATCCCGATGGCCCGCACGGCGTCGCCGTGGCGCCCGACGGGCGACACTACTTCGTCTCGACGGCGCACGGGACGCCCGACGGGTCGCTCTGGAAGTTCCGCACCGACACCGATGCGCCGGTCGGACGAGTGGAGCTGGGGTCATTTCCCGCGACGGTGCAGGTGAGTCCCGACGGGTTCTTCGCGTGGGTGGTGAACTTCAACCTCCACGGCGAGATGGTACCGTCGAGCGTCTCGGTGGTGGAGACGAGCGCGATGGTGGAGGTCGCACGGATCACGACCTGCACGATGCCACATGGTTCCCGACTCAACGCCGCGGGCACGCGGCACTACTCGGCCTGCATGATGGACGAGGAGCTGGTCGAGATCGACGCGCGCACGTTCGCGGTCTCGCGCCACTTCTTCCTCACCAAGGGGAAGGAGATGGGGATGACGGGTGCCCCGCCCCGCCGCGGCGCGGAGGCGCATGCGGGGCATGACATCGGCGGGCACGGGATGGAACCGCCCAAGCCCGGCGACGTGGGCTGCTCCCCGACGTGGGCGCAACCGAGCGTCGACGGCGCGCGTGTCTGGGTGGCCTGCAACAAGTCGAGCGAGCTCGTCGAGATCGACGTCGCGTCATGGTCGCTCGTTCGCCGACTGCCGGCGGGCGACGGGATCTACAATCTCGCGGTGACGCACGATGGGACGCGCGTGATCGCGACGAACAAGCGCGGCCAGTCGGTCAGCGTGTTCGACGCGGCGAGCGGGAAGGAGCTCGCGCGGATCGCGACCTCGAGGCGCGTGGTGCACGGCGTGGCGGTCACCACCGACGACCGGTATGCGTTCGTGACGAACGAGGGCGTTGGGAGCGAGAAGGCCACGGTGGACGTGATCGACCTTCGGGCCCTCGTCCGCGTCGCGACGGTCGAGGTGGGACAGCAGGCGGGCGGGATCGATATCCTCCGCTGA
- a CDS encoding DUF2892 domain-containing protein, which produces MLKNNVGTIDRALRVIIGLGVLSLVFVGPKTPWGWVGIVPLLTAALGTCPLYTVLGLSTCPVKTAAR; this is translated from the coding sequence ATGCTCAAGAACAACGTCGGCACCATCGATCGCGCGCTCCGTGTCATCATCGGCCTCGGCGTGCTCTCGCTCGTCTTCGTCGGCCCCAAGACCCCCTGGGGCTGGGTCGGCATCGTGCCGCTCCTGACCGCGGCGCTGGGGACCTGCCCGCTCTACACCGTGCTCGGCCTGAGCACCTGCCCGGTGAAGACCGCCGCGCGCTGA
- a CDS encoding cobalamin B12-binding domain-containing protein — MRVVAQRTGLTPDLLRAWEKRYGAVSPVRSAGGQRHYTDADVERLALLVRATRGGRLIGQVAALPNAELAKVIEADERAAALNRAPSSDGPAPEVFLSSALMAVEAFDGYALEQTLRTAALRLPADDVLDQVIGPLLFTIGSLWHQGQLQPANEHLATTTIRRVLTWMGEVTAPVAGAPVVIVGTPAHHVHELGAMLAATTASGNGWRVVYLGANLPAEELARAVRQVKADAIALSIVYPAGDPQVAEELRRLRTALGPQIGIVVGGSGAGSYGEVLREIGADQLTSLTALRGWLRRRARG; from the coding sequence ATGCGTGTCGTAGCGCAGCGCACCGGGCTCACGCCGGATCTCCTCCGGGCGTGGGAGAAGCGCTACGGTGCCGTGTCACCCGTGCGCTCCGCCGGCGGACAACGCCACTACACCGATGCGGATGTCGAGCGCCTGGCGCTGCTCGTGCGCGCCACGCGAGGTGGACGCCTGATCGGACAGGTCGCCGCGTTGCCGAACGCCGAGCTCGCGAAGGTCATCGAGGCGGACGAGCGGGCGGCCGCCCTCAATCGCGCCCCCTCGTCCGATGGTCCCGCGCCGGAGGTCTTCCTGTCGAGCGCACTCATGGCCGTGGAGGCCTTCGACGGCTACGCGCTCGAGCAGACGCTCCGCACCGCGGCCCTGCGTCTCCCCGCCGACGACGTCCTCGACCAGGTGATCGGTCCGCTCCTCTTCACGATCGGCTCGCTCTGGCACCAGGGGCAGCTCCAGCCGGCCAACGAGCATCTGGCGACCACCACCATCCGCCGCGTCCTGACGTGGATGGGCGAGGTCACCGCCCCGGTGGCCGGCGCGCCCGTCGTCATCGTCGGCACGCCAGCGCACCACGTGCACGAGCTCGGCGCGATGCTCGCCGCGACGACGGCGAGCGGCAACGGCTGGCGCGTCGTCTATCTGGGCGCCAACCTGCCCGCCGAGGAGCTCGCGCGCGCGGTGCGACAGGTCAAGGCGGACGCCATCGCGCTCTCCATCGTCTATCCGGCCGGCGATCCCCAGGTGGCGGAGGAGCTCCGTCGTCTCCGCACGGCGCTCGGCCCCCAGATCGGGATCGTCGTCGGCGGCAGCGGCGCCGGGTCCTACGGAGAGGTGCTGCGCGAGATCGGTGCGGATCAGCTCACGTCGCTGACCGCGCTGCGCGGCTGGCTCCGCCGCCGCGCGCGCGGCTGA
- a CDS encoding tetratricopeptide repeat protein: protein MTPRLHLARAVGAVALLGTLAVPTARAQVAVGDSLWRLGRIDEAASAYRKALDEDRLSVRANFRLAQTLAWSSNIDSALVLLRAARIRVPNDPDLLYTEALYLSWGKRYPEAVIRYDSVITAHPGADFVHVRIARARTLSWAGRLPEAARGYAAVLAQDSTDRDAQFGLAQVSAWSGDLDAAARRYEALLASDPTEVRSLIGLGNLRLWQQRPGDARRLSERAWARDSANAEVLELRKAVRTAYGVRTEVSSDYSEDSDRNVNRWQALRANTTIGNGIRVGAAVAQLAATDPFRESRRTMLEGSLGLPIWTGSVTAVLALRQMAPAPLTVGGPASPERSVLSGRVTLTQRVRPALSLSATLARWPFDEVASITPLALDITQGELAADWRLSATTSVAGTLGRLDWSDGNAKRTWSARATRRLPRNVSVGAFAAGFGFDRRAPRYFSPPRFVSGELTGAWAHESPTWSIGMGGGFGAQRVDTLAVQDQWHLDARIARTWASTWQVELHGGRSTSAAASAVGAYAYSTLGVTVRRTF from the coding sequence ATGACACCGCGGCTCCACCTCGCGCGCGCGGTCGGCGCCGTCGCCCTGCTCGGCACGCTGGCCGTGCCCACCGCCCGCGCCCAGGTCGCCGTGGGCGACTCGCTCTGGCGGCTCGGCCGCATCGATGAGGCCGCGAGCGCGTACCGCAAGGCCTTGGATGAGGATCGCCTCTCGGTGCGCGCCAACTTCCGCCTCGCGCAGACGCTGGCCTGGAGCAGCAACATCGACTCCGCCCTCGTGCTGCTGCGCGCGGCCCGCATCCGTGTGCCGAACGACCCCGACCTCCTCTACACCGAGGCGTTGTATCTCTCGTGGGGCAAGCGGTATCCCGAGGCGGTCATCCGCTACGACTCGGTGATCACCGCACACCCCGGGGCAGACTTCGTGCACGTGCGCATCGCGCGCGCACGAACGCTCTCGTGGGCCGGACGACTCCCCGAGGCGGCGCGAGGCTATGCCGCCGTGCTCGCGCAGGACTCGACCGACCGCGACGCGCAGTTCGGGCTCGCGCAGGTCTCGGCGTGGAGCGGTGACCTCGATGCCGCGGCCCGGCGCTACGAGGCGCTGCTCGCCTCCGACCCCACCGAGGTGCGCTCCCTCATCGGGCTCGGGAACCTGCGGCTCTGGCAGCAGCGTCCCGGCGACGCGCGCCGCCTCTCGGAGCGCGCGTGGGCGCGCGACAGTGCCAATGCCGAGGTCCTCGAGTTGCGGAAGGCGGTGCGCACGGCGTACGGCGTGCGCACCGAGGTCTCGAGCGACTACAGCGAGGACAGCGACCGGAACGTCAACCGGTGGCAGGCCCTGCGCGCGAACACCACCATCGGCAACGGCATCCGCGTCGGGGCAGCCGTCGCGCAACTCGCGGCGACCGATCCCTTCCGCGAGTCACGCCGCACGATGCTCGAGGGCTCGCTCGGCCTGCCGATCTGGACCGGCAGCGTCACCGCGGTGCTGGCCCTGCGACAGATGGCCCCCGCCCCGCTGACCGTCGGCGGCCCCGCGTCGCCGGAGCGGAGCGTACTGAGCGGACGCGTGACCCTCACGCAGCGCGTACGGCCGGCGCTCTCGCTCTCCGCGACCTTGGCGCGCTGGCCCTTCGACGAGGTCGCATCGATCACGCCGCTCGCGCTCGACATCACCCAAGGGGAACTCGCGGCCGACTGGCGACTGAGCGCGACCACGAGCGTGGCGGGGACACTCGGACGGCTCGATTGGTCGGACGGGAATGCCAAGCGCACCTGGTCGGCGCGCGCGACGCGTCGTCTGCCGCGCAACGTGAGCGTGGGGGCGTTCGCAGCGGGCTTCGGATTCGACCGGCGCGCGCCGCGCTACTTCTCGCCGCCGCGGTTCGTCTCGGGTGAACTGACCGGCGCCTGGGCGCACGAGAGCCCCACGTGGAGCATCGGCATGGGGGGTGGGTTCGGCGCGCAGCGCGTCGACACCCTCGCCGTGCAGGACCAGTGGCACCTCGATGCGCGCATCGCGCGGACCTGGGCCAGCACCTGGCAGGTGGAACTGCACGGCGGACGCAGCACGAGTGCGGCTGCGTCCGCCGTCGGGGCCTACGCCTACTCGACGCTCGGCGTCACCGTGCGTCGGACCTTCTGA
- a CDS encoding response regulator, translating to MRVLCADDEADIRTILELALSLEPSIDAEFFASGGALLDRARQGGADAVLLDAMMPGMDGYETCRRLKADPATAHLPVVFLTARATSAAREVEVPAGAVACLTKPFDPLTIAADLLAALPR from the coding sequence ATGCGAGTCCTCTGCGCCGATGACGAGGCGGACATCCGGACGATCCTCGAGTTGGCGCTGAGTCTCGAGCCGAGCATTGACGCGGAGTTCTTCGCGTCAGGCGGAGCCTTGCTCGACCGCGCGAGGCAGGGCGGCGCGGATGCCGTCCTGCTCGACGCGATGATGCCCGGGATGGACGGGTACGAGACCTGCCGACGACTGAAGGCGGATCCGGCGACGGCGCATCTCCCGGTCGTCTTCCTCACGGCGCGCGCGACGAGCGCTGCGCGCGAGGTGGAGGTTCCGGCCGGGGCCGTTGCCTGCCTCACCAAGCCGTTCGATCCGCTGACGATCGCTGCGGACCTGCTGGCGGCGCTCCCGCGATGA